A stretch of Pseudochaenichthys georgianus chromosome 2, fPseGeo1.2, whole genome shotgun sequence DNA encodes these proteins:
- the LOC117459641 gene encoding SLIT and NTRK-like protein 1: MLLWIVLLNAALCVAGGNVTRDICKEQICSCNEIEGDLHIDCEKRSLTTLQHLTGPSSHFYHLLLHGNSLSRLFPNEFANFYNAVSLHLENNGLHDIVPGAFLGLQLVKRLHINNNKIRSFRKSTFLGLDDLEYLQADFNLLRDVDPAVFRDLNKLEVLILNDNLISALPINVFQHVPITHLDLRGNRIKTVPYEGVLEQIPGIAEVLLEDNPWDCNCDLVSLKEWLENIPHNALIGRMICEAPTRLQGSDLNETSEADLCPSQSGSVDTSLVAPPTQEEASESEAQVPRPTPYKPNRDTSGPPTPGHGPKSRSKSRENWQLKTRPTPVVSGENGDRELPHNMTCPQPCKCKLIGTRQGLGVLCEGNKIESLSNLKPKPLAAHELNMRNNNIHAVKKNHLLGYTSLNLLDLGGNNIKVIDNSTFINQSELRWLYMDKNYLDTLIAEMFVGLGNLEYLSLEYNDIQMIVAGAFSPMPNLRVLFLNNNLLKSLPNDAFLGISLSKISLHNNYFPYLPVPGVLDQLNSIIQIDLHGNPWDCSCNIVPFKQWADKLGDDVIVSDLKCESPEEFWKQDFRQVRNDLMCPKLLDKVSPTPLSKNSTFTQDSGTRSNSYLEPNRVSISVLVPGLLLVFVTSAFTVVGMLVFILRNRKRSKRRDGNSSASEINSLQTVCDSSYWHSGPYHADGGAHRGFDCSTHLSTTNDA, translated from the coding sequence ATGCTGCTTTGGATTGTTCTGCTGAATGCGGCTCTTTGTGTTGCGGGTGGAAATGTGACAAGGGACATTTGTAAGGAGCAGATATGCTCTTGCAACGAGATCGAGGGAGATCTGCACATAGACTGCGAAAAAAGGAGCCTCACCACTCTGCAGCATTTGACTGGCCCGAGCTCGCATTTTTATCACCTGCTGTTGCACGGGAATTCTCTATCCAGGCTATTTCCCAACGAGTTTGCCAACTTTTACAATGCTGTGAGCTTGCATTTGGAAAACAATGGCTTGCACGACATTGTCCCCGGCGCCTTTCTGGGACTGCAGCTGGTGAAAAGGCTGCACATCAATAACAATAAGATACGATCCTTCCGGAAGAGTACATTTCTGGGGTTAGACGACTTGGAATATCTCCAAGCTGATTTCAATCTACTGAGGGACGTTGACCCCGCCGTGTTCAGGGACCTAAACAAACTTGAAGTGTTAATACTTAACGACAACCTCATCAGTGCGCTACCTATAAACGTGTTTCAACATGTGCCCATTACGCATCTCGACTTGCGGGGGAACAGAATCAAAACGGTGCCTTATGAGGGGGTCCTTGAGCAAATACCGGGCATTGCGGAGGTTTTGTTGGAGGACAACCCATGGGACTGTAACTGCGACCTGGTTTCTCTGAAGGAATGGCTGGAGAACATACCGCATAACGCTCTTATCGGGAGGATGATATGCGAGGCTCCCACCAGGCTGCAGGGGAGCGACCTGAACGAGACGTCAGAAGCGGACCTGTGTCCTTCACAGAGCGGCAGCGTGGACACCAGCCTGGTCGCCCCTCCCACCCAGGAGGAGGCCTCTGAGAGCGAGGCTCAGGTTCCCCGTCCCACGCCTTACAAGCCCAACAGAGACACCAGCGGCCCCCCAACGCCTGGCCACGGACCCAAGAGCCGCTCCAAATCTCGTGAGAACTGGCAGCTGAAAACGAGGCCAACTCCTGTGGTGTCAGGTGAGAACGGGGACAGAGAGCTGCCTCACAACATGACGTGCCCCCAGCCTTGCAAATGCAAGCTGATCGGCACCAGACAGGGCCTGGGGGTCTTGTGCGAGGGCAACAAGATCGAAAGCTTATCCAACCTCAAGCCTAAACCCCTGGCTGCACACGAGTTGAACATGCGAAATAACAACATACACGCAGTGAAAAAGAACCACCTGCTCGGCTACACCAGCCTCAACTTGCTTGATCTGGGGGGGAACAACATCAAGGTGATCGACAACAGCACTTTTATAAACCAGAGCGAGCTCAGATGGCTGTATATGGATAAGAACTATCTGGATACGCTGATCGCAGAGATGTTTGTGGGCCTCGGGAATCTGGAATATCTCAGTTTGGAATACAACGACATCCAGATGATAGTGGCAGGTGCATTCAGCCCTATGCCTAATCTGAGGGTCCTGTTCCTCAACAACAACTTGCTGAAGTCTCTACCAAACGATGCTTTCCTTGGGATTTCTTTGTCCAAAATCAGTCTTCATAATAATTACTTCCCCTATCTGCCCGTGCCGGGAGTGTTAGACCAGCTCAATTCAATCATACAAATCGATTTGCACGGGAATCCGTGGGATTGCTCGTGCAACATCGTGCCCTTCAAGCAGTGGGCGGATAAACTCGGGGACGATGTGATAGTGAGCGATCTCAAATGCGAGTCACCCGAAGAGTTCTGGAAACAAGATTTCCGCCAAGTCCGGAACGACCTCATGTGCCCTAAGCTCCTTGACAAAGTCTCCCCCACACCCCTGTCCAAAAACAGCACTTTCACCCAGGACTCGGGGACGCGCTCAAACTCTTATTTGGAGCCGAACAGGGTCTCAATCTCTGTGCTCGTCCCCGGGTTGCTGTTGGTGTTCGTCACGTCCGCTTTTACTGTCGTGGGGATGCTTGTGTTCATCTTGCGGAATCGAAAGCGATCAAAGCGGAGGGACGGGAACTCCTCCGCCTCGGAGATCAATTCCTTGCAGACAGTGTGTGACTCGTCGTATTGGCACAGTGGGCCTTATCACGCAGACGGGGGCGCGCACAGGGGCTTCGACTGCAGCACGCACCTTTCCACGACAAATGATGCGTAA